A segment of the Desulfurispora thermophila DSM 16022 genome:
GGACCACAATCACGACCGCAAGCATCCTTTGAGCGGCTTTATCGGGGCGGCCAATTTCGCCCGGGAAGTGTGCTCCACGGTCTGTTCTCCGGTATGGCGCTATGTCCACACCCCGGTGCCCGGTGCCCGGGCCGGTGGGGCGGTTTGGGCGGCGGCGCTCTAGTGGGGGAGGTGGAGACTATGCTGGAGCAAGAGGCGGCTGATTACCGCGCTGTTAATGAAAACCCCTGCCATATGTGCATGCCCCTGGGCGCCATTTTACCCTTTAAAGGGGTGGAACGAGCCATGGTGCTGATCCACGGTTCCCAGGGCTGCAGCACATACATGCGCCGGCACCTGGCCGAGCATTTTCACGAACCCATTGATGTGGCGTCTTCTGCCCTGAATGAACAGGGAACAATTTATGGCGGGGAAGCCAGCCTGAAAAAGGGGCTGGATAACCTGGTCAAACTGTACCAGCCCGGCGTAATAGGGATCTTGACCACCTGTCTGGCCGAAACTATTGGCGAGGATACCGCCCGGGTGGCTGCGGACTACCTGCGGGAAAAAAGGCCCCCCGGCCTGCATTTGATTACGGTTTCTACACCGGGCTACGGCGGTACGCACAGTGAAGGTTACTTTCTGGCCCTGCGCCGTATCGTGGTTTCTTTAACCGGAAGAAGCGAAAAACACCCGGCCATCAACATCATCGCCCCGCACCTCAGCCCGGCTGATTTGAGGGAAATCAAGCGGATTCTGGAACTCTGGCAGGTTGACTATATTTTGCTTCCCGACTTTTCCGAAACTCTGGATGGCCCTTTGGCCCGGCCCTACAAGAAAATACCGCCGGGAGGCACCAGGGTGCGGGATATTGCGCGTATGGGCGGTGCCCGCGCCACCATCCAGCTGGGCCTGACGGTGGACGACGCCATTTCGCCGGGCTGTTATCTGGCGGAAGAGTGCGGAGTGCCGCTGTACAAGTTGCCTGTGCCCACGGGGCTCGCCAACACCGACCTGTTTATGGAATTGCTCGGCCAGTTGACCGGCAGGCCGCTGCCCGCGAGCCTGGCCCGGGAGAGAGGACGGCTTTTGGATTGTATGATTGATGCGCATAAACACAATGCCCAGGGCCGGGCCGTGATTTTCGGCGAACCCGAGATTGTCTATGCTGTAACCAGCTTTTGCCTGGAAAACGGTATCGAGCCGGTGGTGGTGGCTACGGGGAGCAATGACCACAGGCTGCCGGGTTTGTTGAAAAATCGTCTGGAGGAAACCGGCGCCTCCCCCTGCTTCTTGCGGGAAGCCGATTTCCAGCGCATCAGGGAAAAAAGCCGGGAAAGGGAGGCCAACATAGCCATTGGCCATTCCGATGGCCGCTACCTTACGGAGAAGGAAGGTATTCCCCTGGTGCGGCACGGTTTTCCCATTCACGACCGGGTGGGTGGCCAGCGGCTTTTATCCGTAGGTTATGCCGGCAGTATCATGTTTTTGGACCGGATTACCAACACGCTGCTGGAGAGCAAACATCAGAACTACCGCCTGAGATTATATCAAGCATTTTACCGGCCCGCCGGCCCGGACAGCCGGCAGGAGGAAGGTTGAGGTGAAAAAATGGCTTTCCTGGACTGTCAAGACGGCCGCCGGCCGGTTGTTATGCCGGAAAGAACCTCCCGGCACCCCTGTTTTTCCGCCACGGCCTGTCTCCAGTACGCCCGGATGCACCTGCCTGTGGCTCCCCGCTGCAACATTGCTTGCAATTACTGCAACAGAAAGTACGATTGTGCCCATGAAAGCCGGCCGGGGGTGACCAGCGGGGTGCTCAGTCCGGCCGGCGCTCTGGAAAGGTTTTTGCTGCTGAGGGGCAGGCTGGAAAATCTCAGTGTGGTGGGCATTGCCGGCCCCGGAGATGCCCTGGCCAACTGGGAAAGCACCCGGCAAACAATTGAATTGATTAAAATGCATGCTCCCGAATTAATCTTCTGTCTTTCCACAAACGGCTTGCTGCTGCCCGATTACGCCGCCAGCCTGACCGGCCTGGGTGTAGACCACGTGACCGTTACGGTAAACTGCCTTGATCCGGCCATCGGCGAAAAAATTTACCGCTACGTTCATTACCGCGGTAAAAGATATACGGGCCGGGAGGGAGCGGCTTTGCTTATCGCCAACCAGCTGGCGGGTATCGCCGAATTGAGCGGGCGCGGGGTGGTGGTCAAGGTGAACATTGTTCTGATCAAGGGTATCAATGAAGGCCACATCCCGGAAGTGGTGCGCAAAATGCGGGATCTGGGCGCGTATATCAGCAATATCATGCCCATGATTCCGGCCCGGGGCAGCGCCTTTGCCGCCTTACCCGGGCCGGACCCGCAGGAACTGAAGCGGCTGCGGGATGCCTGCCGGGCCGACCTGCCGCAAATGTACCACTGCCGGCAATGCCGGGCTGATGCCGTGGGCAGGTTGGACGAAGACCGCTTGGCCGAATTGCCAATTACCGGCAGACCGGTTGCTCTGGCCGGGTATGCGGCTAAAAGCGGCAGCGCGGGATGCCGTTAAATATTGTGCGGGGAGGGAAGGGTTATGCCGGAAAATATTGCGGTATATCTGGACGAAAGTGGGCGGACTGCTTCTCTGGAGAAAACCGGCAAGGTGGTTGTTTACGCCTGTCGCCGGGGACTGTGGCGTGCCGTGCGGGAGCAAAATTTTTCCCCGGGCGGGTGCGCCGGCGGTCTGGCGGAATTGCGCCGGCAAATGCATCAGGTGCTGGATTTCCTGGGCGAGTGCCGTATTTTTGCCGCTCTGGCGGTGGGCGGGGTGGCTTACTTTGAACTGGAAAAAGCCGGCCTGAGCGTTTGGGAGGTGGCCGGGCGGCCGGCGGATTTCTTGGATTACATCTGGGAGGAAGAGGCTAAGATGCGCCTTAAGAATGCCGGGCGGGCAGAGGACAGCACTCCTCCGGCTCCGCAAAAAATTGCTCCGGGGCATTACCGGATTTCGTTAATAGAGGTTCAGAGCAAGAACAGTGGGCTTACCTCCAAACAACTGCTGTTGCCCTGGCTGCGTAACCGGCAGTTTTCCATGTTGGAAGTGGTCTGCAGTCATGTGCCGCCCTGGTTGGAAGGTGAACTGGTCAGCGGTGGGATCTGCGGGGAAATTAGAAAAAGCGGGCCGGGCGAGTATGTTGTCACTATAAAAAAAAGCCCGGCCGGATAGTATGTGCCGGAGGTGGTTTGGGATGAAAAGTATCCGCTGGAAAATATTCTGGTCGGTTCCGCTGCTTTTTGTGCCGGCTGATGAAGAAACTCTGGACCGCTATGTCCGGGCGTTGTGGTAGTTTTTACCCGCCGCCGGGCCGGGCTGGAAAAGAAGATGGTGAGGCAGATGTGCAGAGTGCGCTTTGTGGATACCACTTTGCGGGATGGGGAGCAGGCGCCGGGAGTGGCCTTTACAGTGAAAGAAAAAATACAAATTGCCCGCATGCTGGATTCTCTGGGCATTTACCAGATTGAAGCGGGTTTTCCGGCCATGGGGGCCATTGAGATGGAGGCCGTGAGCAGAGTTGCCGGGCTGGGGCTTAAGGCGCTGGTTTCCGCCTGGAACCGGGCGACCATAGGCGATATCCGTGCCTCCCTGGCCTGCGGGGTGCGGCACGTGCACATTGCGGCGCCCGTTTCCGACCTGCACATTTACCAGAAATTGCGCCGGGACAGGACCTGGGTGGTGGAAAGCATGCGGCGGGCGGTCAGCTATGCCCGGGGACACGGCCTGATGGTGACGGTGGGGGCGGAGGACGCCAGCCGTGCCGACTGGCAATTCTTGCTCTATTATGCCAGGCAGGCCAAAAAAGAAGGAGCGAAGCGCCTCCGCCTGGCCGACACTGTGGGGCTGCTGGAACCCTTTCGCACCAGGGAACTGGTGAGCCGGCTGATTGCCGAAACCGGCCTGGAGGTGGAATTTCACGCCCACAATGACTTCGGCCTGGCTGTGGCCAACACTTTTGCCGCCTGGCGGGCGGGGGCGCGTTATCTGGACACCACTGTGGGCGGGCTGGGGGAGCGGGCGGGGAACTGCTCTTATGAAGAGATCGTAGCCGCTTTAAGGCACTATGGTGTTGCTGACCTGCCGGCAGAGGGAAGAATTTGGAGCAGACTGAGACGATTTGTTGCCCGGGCGGCCGGGCGGCCGCTGCAGCATACATTGTGTGGGTGTTTGTAACGATTCTGGAAAGTGAATTTTGAAGACCCGCCGGTGATAGACCAGCGGGTTTGTCATTCTAGCCTGCCCAGCATCCACTGCCAGATGCTCTCCAGTACCTGTTCCCTTTCCCGTTCATTGTGCAGTTCGTGGTACAGACCTTCCCAGGGCAGGAACGTGCAGTTTTTTCCCGCCCGGCGGGCGAACTCGTGGCTGGCGGCAAAGGATGTCAGCCTGTCGCCGCTGCCGTGCAGCAGCAAGAGGGGCAGGGAAAGCGAGGCGGCGTTTTGCATCGCCCAGATGCCGGCCTGGTAGCAGCCCAGGAACAGGCGGGGGGTGATGCGGTCGTGCACCAGCGGGTCGGCCAGGTAAGCCCTGACCACTTCCGGGTCGCGGGAGAGGTGGGCAGGGCTTAAACCGCTGGGTTGGGACAGCGAGGGCCGGATTTTGTCCATGGCGCGGGCCAGCGCCATTTTTATTTTCGGGGGCTGAAAGGCCAGCTCCAGCCAGGGTGCGGATGCTATGACACCGGCAATGGACGGGCGGCGGCTTAAGGCGAAATTAATTACCAGGTTGCCTCCCATACTGTGTCCGTAGAGGAATAACGTTTGTTTCGGGTAAATTTCTGCTGCTTTTTGCAGCAAAAGGGCCATGTCATCCAGCATGGTTTCATAGGCGGGTGTAAAGCCGCGCGGACCCGGCGAGCGGCCGAAACCGCGCTGGTCAAATGCCACTACAGCGCAGCCGCGGGCAATGAAGAATTCCGCCAGGGCGGCATAGCGACCGCTGTGCTCGCCCAGACCGTGCACCAGGCAGATCACGGTAGTGGCTTTAGCTTCCGGCTGCCAGACCCGGCCGGCAAGATGCAGACCGTCCGCGGTGGGCAGAGAAAAAGCGGATTCCGGCATGGGAAAGGCCTCCTTACCTCAATGGCTATCATGAAAATAAATTTTCGTCCCCTGCTGGTGCCGCTCAATGCGGTATTGGGGGTCTAGTTGTTTAAATTTTAGCATGAAACAATAAATATAAAAATACAAAATATTTTATATTTTGAGGCAGGGAAAACCTTCAGGGTTAGCGAACTTATTTAGCAAACTTATGATGAGCTATTGTTATATAAAAATTTATGACTGAGTATTCAGTCATAAAAGATTGTCTGGAGCCTGCGCATGGCGGTTCGGGCCGAAAAATCTCATATACTGAAGGGGGAGTGGCTTCTCATGCTGGATGAAAAGCAACTCAAGGAGCGCTGGTTGAAAAACTACCCGCAGGGCATTCCGGCCAGTTTGGAGTACCCGAATAAAACCATGCCCGATTTCCTGGTCGAGGCGGCGGAGAAATGTCCGCAGCGCACGGCGCTGATTTTCGCTGGCGTGCAGATACCCTATGCCATGTTGCACGCCCTGGTGGAAAAGACCGCCCTGGCTCTGTACAGCCTGGGCGTGCGCAAGGGCGACCGGGTGGCCCTGATGGCGCCAAACTGCCCCCAGTATGTGGTGGGCTTTCTGGCCATTCAGAAAATCGGTGCCGTGGTGGTTCAGGTCAACCCCATGTATGTGGAGCGAGAACTGGAACATCTGTTAAATGATTCCGGCGCCCGGGTGATTATCGCCTACGACGCATTCTACCCGCGCATTGCCAATGTCAAGGATGTAACCCCGCTGGAGCAAATCATTGTCTTCAGCCTGGGCCAGCCTGCGCCCGGCTTACCCGATGATGTTTTGCGTGCCGACCAACTGGCCATGGAGGCTCAAGGACAACTGCCGGCAGTGGAAATCGATCCGCAAAACGACCTGGCCGTACTGCAGTACACCGGCGGTACTACCGGCATTTCCAAAGGGGCCATGCTCACCCACCGCAATATTGTGGCCAATGCACTGCAGGTTACGGCCTGGTTTAACGGCTGCCGTTATGGCGAGGAAACCGTGCTTTCCGTGCTGCCCTTTTTCCACTCCTACGGTATGACCACCTGTGTCAACTTTGGCATTGTCAATGCGGCCACGCTGGTCATTCTACCCCGTTTTGAGATCGAGGCCTTAATGCAGGCCATTGACACATACAAGCCCACCCTGTTTCCCGGTGTGCCCACCATGTATATTGCTGTCAATAACTACCCGCATCTTTCCAGGTATGATGTCAGCTCCATCCGTTACTGCATCAGCGGTTCGGCCCCCCTGCCGGTGGAGGTAGCACAAAAGTTTGAAAAACTTACCGGTGGCTACCTGGTGGAGGGTTACGGGCTTTCCGAAACTTCCCCCGTTACCCATTGCAACTCCATGATCGGTTTCCGCAAAGTGGGCAGCATTGGTATGCCATTACCCGATACCCTGGCCAGAGTGGTGGATCTGGAGACCGGCACCCGGACGCTGCCGCCCGGAGAAGCGGGCGAGCTGTGTATCAAGGGGCCGCAGGTGATGAAGGGCTACTGGAACATGCCCGAGGAAACCGCCCTGGCTCTGCGCAACGGTTGGTTTTACACGGGGGATATTGCCAAAATGGATGAGGATGGCTTTTTCTATATTGTGGACCGCAAGAAGGATATGATTATCGCTGGCGGTTTCAATATCTACCCGCGGGAAATTGAGGAAGTGCTCTTTGAGCACCCGGCCATTATGGAAGCAGTGGTAGCCGGTGTGCCCGACCGCTACCGGGGAGAAACGGTCAAGGCTTATATTGTGCTCAAAGAGGGAGCCAGTTTGACCGAGGAAGAGGTCATAGCCTACTGCCGTAGCAAACTGGCCGCCTATAAGGTGCCCCGCCTGGTGGAGTTTCGCTCCGAGTTGCCTAAAACAGCCGTGGGCAAGGTGCTGCGCCGCTTTTTGCGGGAGGAGGAGGCGCAGAAACAGGCTGCCGCAGCAGCGGAACAGAACACGTAAGTCTCTGGCTCAGTATTTGCTTTGCCGTGCACAGCTCACACCGGCTATCTGTTGGGCAGGTGTGGTCCGTGACTGTTGTGTTGGTTGGCTGGAGTACGGCATAGGGCCGGGCCGGTTTACCAGTCCGGCCATAATTTTTTGCGCTTTTTTCGGCGTGGCCGGGAGGTTTGGGCGGGGTATTTGTTGAATAATGTTCCTTTAGTGGCTACCAACCGCCGGGTGGTTGCTGAAAGGAACTGCCCGGGTGGGGCAAATATGAATTATCAGGTAAGGAGAGGAGTATTGTCATGACCGAAGCCAAAAAACCGGCCAAAGATGTTACCATCACTTTAAACGGTGTCACCTTCACCGTGCCGGCCGGCAGCAAGGTGAAAGATGCTGCGGCGGCTGCTGGCGTGGAAATTCCCGCCCTGAAAATTGATCCGGCCACCTGCAAGGGCTGCACGCTGTGCGTGAAGGCCTGTGAAAACGGGGCCATTTCGGGCAACAAGAAAGAGCCCCACACCATTGACCAGGAAAAATGCGTCCGCTGTGGCGAGTGCCTGGCCAAGTGCAAAACCGGTTCCATTGTCCCGGCGTAAAATAATAAAATATTCACCTCTGCTGTCTGGTGTAGCAGGGGTAGCCAGTGCGTGAAAAGACCGGCCTTGATAACGGGCCGGTTTTTTGTCATTCTTTATAGGGATAAAACAAAATTAGCACCCGGGCAAAAAGTAAATTTGGCGAATTTGTGTTAAAATTTTTATTAGACACATGCTGCTTTGAGCAGCACGAGCAGGGAATAAAAATTTATTTTCCTGAGAGAAGGAATAGGACTGTCGTGTTAGCAACAAACCGCCTGCTAAGGGGGTGATTTTATTGCCTACGCCTGTGCTCAAAAGGTATTCCTACGCTGATTATTTAACCTGGTCGGATGATCAGCGCTGGGAGCTGATTGACGGTATCCCTTACAACATGACACCGGCACCGTCCACTTTGCACCAGCGCGTGTCGGCCAGGTTGCTGGTAGCCTTTGCTACATATCTGCAGGGAAAACCCTGCGAAGTGTTTGCTGCTCCCTTTGATGTCCGGCTGGCGGAAAGTGCTGATGATGCCCAGACCTTTAATGTGGTGCAACCCGACCTGGTTATCATTTGCGATAGCCGGAAAATTGATGAAAGGGGTTGCCAGGGAGCTCCCGACCTGGTGGTGGAAATCCTTTCTCCCGGCCAGGCTGCCCGGCGCGACCGGTTGGAGAAATATCAATTATACCAGCGCTATGGAGTGCGCGAGTACTGGCTGGTCGACCCTTACCATGAAACCGTGGAAATATATGCCCTGAAAGAAGGTAAATTTGAACGTTGCACGGTCTATAGCCGGTCGGAAGTCGCCATAAGCCACATTTTTCCCGAACTGGCCGTTGAACTGAAAGATGTTTTCCCACCGCTCAGATCTTGAATTTGGCTATCATTTCCTTGAGCTCGGTGGTTGCGGCGGCCATGGCACCGGCGGTGAAACTTCCATCAATGTTCTGGATCCGAGTCTCCAATGTGCCCGGGCCTTGCTGTCGGTTCCTATGGTAGAACTTACAACATTACGCAAAAGTGTGGTGGTGAGGAAATGCAAAATAAACACACGCTGACCCTGTTGCCGGGCAATCGGAAACTCACAGCACCCGCCGGTGTACGGCTCCTGGAACTGTTGCGGGAGGCGGGAGTGCGGCTGGAAACGCCCTGTGGGGGCAGAGGGCTTTGCGGAAAATGCAAAATCAGGGTGCAGGGCGATGGCCTGCCTCCCTTGCAGCTGGCGGAGCGCCAGCACCTGACTGCTGCACAACTGGCGGCAGGATGGCGGCTGGCCTGCTCTCTTTCCGTCCAATGCGATATGGTGCTGGAATTGCCCGGCCCGAGCAGCGGGGACGGGCAGGGCATATTGCAGGCGGGTGAAATGCCTGATTACAAACTGGATCCTGTGCTATGCAAGGTGTCAGTGAGGTGGGAGAGGGAAAAATGGCCGGGTTACCCCAGCCTGGCCCATGGCCTGTCGGAGGTGTTGCAGCAGGGGGGGGCTTCCTTTTCTTCCGCCGTGTTGCGCCAACTGGCCGGGCTTTGGCGGGAAGCGGATGTGGTAACCGCGGTGCTGGCCGGGGAGCAAGTCATTGGTTTGGAGGCGGGGGACACCAGCGCGGCCTGCTATGGTGTGGCAGTGGATCTGGGCACGACCACGGTGGTGGCCGCCCTTTGGGACCTGCGGGCGGGAAAGGAAATGGGCACGGCGGCGGCCCTCAATCCGCAAACCCAGTACGGACTGGATGTGCTCACGCGCATCGACTACGCTGCGCAGGGTGTAACCAAGCTGAAAAAGTTGCAGCAGGAA
Coding sequences within it:
- the nifB gene encoding nitrogenase cofactor biosynthesis protein NifB — encoded protein: MAFLDCQDGRRPVVMPERTSRHPCFSATACLQYARMHLPVAPRCNIACNYCNRKYDCAHESRPGVTSGVLSPAGALERFLLLRGRLENLSVVGIAGPGDALANWESTRQTIELIKMHAPELIFCLSTNGLLLPDYAASLTGLGVDHVTVTVNCLDPAIGEKIYRYVHYRGKRYTGREGAALLIANQLAGIAELSGRGVVVKVNIVLIKGINEGHIPEVVRKMRDLGAYISNIMPMIPARGSAFAALPGPDPQELKRLRDACRADLPQMYHCRQCRADAVGRLDEDRLAELPITGRPVALAGYAAKSGSAGCR
- a CDS encoding nitrogenase component 1, with product MLEQEAADYRAVNENPCHMCMPLGAILPFKGVERAMVLIHGSQGCSTYMRRHLAEHFHEPIDVASSALNEQGTIYGGEASLKKGLDNLVKLYQPGVIGILTTCLAETIGEDTARVAADYLREKRPPGLHLITVSTPGYGGTHSEGYFLALRRIVVSLTGRSEKHPAINIIAPHLSPADLREIKRILELWQVDYILLPDFSETLDGPLARPYKKIPPGGTRVRDIARMGGARATIQLGLTVDDAISPGCYLAEECGVPLYKLPVPTGLANTDLFMELLGQLTGRPLPASLARERGRLLDCMIDAHKHNAQGRAVIFGEPEIVYAVTSFCLENGIEPVVVATGSNDHRLPGLLKNRLEETGASPCFLREADFQRIREKSREREANIAIGHSDGRYLTEKEGIPLVRHGFPIHDRVGGQRLLSVGYAGSIMFLDRITNTLLESKHQNYRLRLYQAFYRPAGPDSRQEEG
- a CDS encoding long-chain-fatty-acid--CoA ligase, coding for MLDEKQLKERWLKNYPQGIPASLEYPNKTMPDFLVEAAEKCPQRTALIFAGVQIPYAMLHALVEKTALALYSLGVRKGDRVALMAPNCPQYVVGFLAIQKIGAVVVQVNPMYVERELEHLLNDSGARVIIAYDAFYPRIANVKDVTPLEQIIVFSLGQPAPGLPDDVLRADQLAMEAQGQLPAVEIDPQNDLAVLQYTGGTTGISKGAMLTHRNIVANALQVTAWFNGCRYGEETVLSVLPFFHSYGMTTCVNFGIVNAATLVILPRFEIEALMQAIDTYKPTLFPGVPTMYIAVNNYPHLSRYDVSSIRYCISGSAPLPVEVAQKFEKLTGGYLVEGYGLSETSPVTHCNSMIGFRKVGSIGMPLPDTLARVVDLETGTRTLPPGEAGELCIKGPQVMKGYWNMPEETALALRNGWFYTGDIAKMDEDGFFYIVDRKKDMIIAGGFNIYPREIEEVLFEHPAIMEAVVAGVPDRYRGETVKAYIVLKEGASLTEEEVIAYCRSKLAAYKVPRLVEFRSELPKTAVGKVLRRFLREEEAQKQAAAAAEQNT
- a CDS encoding Uma2 family endonuclease — encoded protein: MILLPTPVLKRYSYADYLTWSDDQRWELIDGIPYNMTPAPSTLHQRVSARLLVAFATYLQGKPCEVFAAPFDVRLAESADDAQTFNVVQPDLVIICDSRKIDERGCQGAPDLVVEILSPGQAARRDRLEKYQLYQRYGVREYWLVDPYHETVEIYALKEGKFERCTVYSRSEVAISHIFPELAVELKDVFPPLRS
- a CDS encoding Fe-only nitrogenase accessory AnfO family protein; its protein translation is MPENIAVYLDESGRTASLEKTGKVVVYACRRGLWRAVREQNFSPGGCAGGLAELRRQMHQVLDFLGECRIFAALAVGGVAYFELEKAGLSVWEVAGRPADFLDYIWEEEAKMRLKNAGRAEDSTPPAPQKIAPGHYRISLIEVQSKNSGLTSKQLLLPWLRNRQFSMLEVVCSHVPPWLEGELVSGGICGEIRKSGPGEYVVTIKKSPAG
- a CDS encoding 4Fe-4S binding protein, with amino-acid sequence MTEAKKPAKDVTITLNGVTFTVPAGSKVKDAAAAAGVEIPALKIDPATCKGCTLCVKACENGAISGNKKEPHTIDQEKCVRCGECLAKCKTGSIVPA
- a CDS encoding alpha/beta hydrolase; its protein translation is MPESAFSLPTADGLHLAGRVWQPEAKATTVICLVHGLGEHSGRYAALAEFFIARGCAVVAFDQRGFGRSPGPRGFTPAYETMLDDMALLLQKAAEIYPKQTLFLYGHSMGGNLVINFALSRRPSIAGVIASAPWLELAFQPPKIKMALARAMDKIRPSLSQPSGLSPAHLSRDPEVVRAYLADPLVHDRITPRLFLGCYQAGIWAMQNAASLSLPLLLLHGSGDRLTSFAASHEFARRAGKNCTFLPWEGLYHELHNEREREQVLESIWQWMLGRLE